The segment CCATGTCTGTAATTGCTGAGGTTATCGAAAAGGTAAAACAGCAGGATCCAGATCAGCCGGAATTTCACCAAGCGGTGGAAGAAGTTATGCAAACCCTCGAACCCACTGTTGAAAAACATCCAGAACTCGTTAAAGCAAAAATCTATGAAAGAATTGTGGAACCCGACAGAACTATTATTTTTCGAGTTCCGTGGGTTGATGACAATGGTGAGATCCAGGTAAACAGAGGTTTTAGGGTACAATTTAATAATGCCATTGGGCCTTACAAGGGTGGTATACGATTTCATCCTTCAGTTAATCTCGGAATCATGAAATTCCTCGGTTTTGAGCAGATCTTTAAGAATTCTCTGACAACCCTTCCCATGGGCGGAGCAAAAGGTGGCGCTGACTTTGATCCCAAAGGGAAATCAAATGCTGAAATGATGCGATTCTGCCAAGCCTTTATGCGTGAGCTGTTCAGGCATATTGGCCCTGACGTAGATGTACCTGCTGGTGATATTGGTGTTGGGGCAAGAGAAATTGGCTATATGTATGGCTATTATAAGAAGCTGGTAAATGAACACACAGGAGCCTTAACTGGAAAAGGTCTTGAATATGGAGGAAGCCTTATAAGACCTGAAGCTACCGGTTACGGCACCGTTTATTTTGCAGCCGAAATGTTAGCAACGAGGGGTGAGGATTTCAAGGACAAGGTTGTTGCAGTAAGTGGTGCCGGAAACGTAGCTCAGTATGCGGTTGAAAAAGTCAATCAGTTTGGAGGAAGAGTAATCACCCTCTGTGATTCTACCGCAAGCATTGTTGATGAGGAAGGCATATGCGGCGAAAAATGGAACTTTGTATGTGAATTGAAAAATATACGGAGAGGAAGAATAACGGAGTATGCTGAAAAATATGGTGTGCCATGTGTTGTAGGGAAGAACATATGGGACGTTATTCGAGAACAAGGAATCAAAGTTGATATAGCAATACCTTGTGCTACTCAGAATGAAATTGATGGTAAAAACGCTGCTGCCTTAGTAAAGAATGGCTGTTTCTGTGTTGTCGAGGGTGCCAACATGCCTTCGACGCCTGAAGCTATCAAGGTTTATCAAGACAATAACGTGCTTTATGGACCTGGAAAGGCAGCAAACGCTGGTGGAGTTGCAACATCCGGTCTGGAAATGACCCAGAATAGCATTAAATTGTCTTGGACGCGAGAAGAAGTCGACAACAGGCTTAAAATGATCATGAAAGAAATTCATAAATCTTGTCTTGATGCTTCGGAAGAGTATGGAAGGACAGGGGATTATGTTAGCGGAGCAAACATCGCTGGGTTCATGAAGGTAGCTAAGGCAATGCTTGCGTATGGGGTGGTTTGATCCTAATGTAAAGGATCATAACTAGCGGATGTAAAGCAATAAAAATTTTTGGTCCGGCTCCCTGAATCCGCTACGCTTTACCATCGCATGAGGTGGTTTGACAATCCTCAAAGCCATTCGAGGCGTAAGCTCTTCCCATTCCGTCTTTTCATTCCTTATTAAGCTCTCAAAGATGTGATCAAAAGATACTCCCCGGCTCCTCTTAGAGACCGCCCTTAGGAGAACTGGATCTATTATCCCCTCTTTAGGCTAAGGGAGGTGATAAAGATGTCTTTGCCACGTGCCTTTTATGCCTGTGCCGCCTTGGCCGGAGTTGCTCCTAGTCTCGTACCGAGCAGTTTGTACAGTTCTGCCAAGATGAAGATGGTGGAGGCGGAGGCTGCGGCGATCAGCCAATCCTCACCGCTAAAGGGGAAGGTGCGGAAGGCCCTTTGCAGAAACGGGACATAGAGTAAGAGGGTTAGGATGATGCACTCCCAAAGGATGGCTAGCCAGAGCCACTTGTTGGCGAATATTCCAATCTGGAAGAGGGAATACCTCTCCGAACGGCAGTTGAAGGCGTTGAAGAACTGCACCAGGATCAGGGTAACAAAGCATAGCGACTGGGCCTCCGTAAACCCCCGGCCAGCGTGGATCGCCCAGGTGAAGACGGCCAGGGAGACAAAGGCGGTCCACACCCCCGTCCCTACCAGATAGCGAAGCACAGAAGGGGTGAAGATGGTCTCTTTCCTCGGTCGGGGATGTCTATTCATGATGTCCGCCTCCGGGGGATCGACGGAGAGGGCGATGGCCGGCAGCCCATCGGTCGCCAGGTTCACATATAAGATCTGGATGGCGATCAAGGGGATGGTCCCTGGTGGCAGACCAAAAAGGGGGCCGAAGAGGATGGCCACCGCCATCAGGAGGATCTCACCCAAGTTGCAGGAGAGGAGATAGATCAAATATTTCTTTATGTTACCGTAGATCCCCCTCCCCTCTTCTACAGCAGCCTCAATAGAGGCGAAGTTGTCATCGGTGAGGACCATATCTGCCGCCTCTTTGGTGACGTCGGTGCCGGTGATCCCCATAGCGATACCGATATCGGCCTGTTTTAGGGCCGGAGCGTCGTTTACCCCATCCCCGGTCATGGCCACTACGTGATCCCTTTTCTGCAGGGCCTTTACAATCTTCAGCTTATGGGCTGGAGAGACACGGGCGTAGATGTCGACCTTTTCAACGATCTCCTCAAATTCCCCTTGGTCCAATTGTTCTAATTGAAGGCCGCCCAAGACCTCTCCTCCCTTGATTAGACCCAATTCAGCGGCAATGGCCTCCGCCGTCAGTTGGTGATCCCCGGTGATCATGACGGTCTTTATCCCTGCCCTCTCGCACTTTTTGATGGCCTCCTTTACCTCCTCCCGTGGGGGGTCTATCATCCCCACCAGGCCGATGAAGACCATCTCCCTCTCCATTGATTCATCCCACTTCTCCAGATCAGGGAGGCGTCGATATGCCACCCCCAAGACCCGCAGGGCATCCCTGGCCATCTCTTGGCCATTGTCGAGCACTCGCCCTCTTTCCTCACCGGTCAATGTCTCCTCTTCACCATACTTGTAGATATATCGACTGGCCTCCAAGACGACCTCCGGCGCACCCTTCATAAAGGCGATCTGACTATGAGGGGTCTGATGAATGGTGGTCATCCTCTTTCTCTCCGAGGAGAAGGGGATCTCTCCGATGCGGGGAAATTGTTGTGTCAATTCATCATGTTCTAGACCAGCCTTCTGGGCGACTACGACCAGGGCCCCCTCGGTAGGGTCCCCTCTGACCTCCCATCCCCCTTCACCAAGGATGAGGCGGGTGTCATTGCACAGCGCCCCGGTGAGCAGGAGCATCTCCAAGGTCTTATCCCCCTCGAACTCATAGGGCCTCTCCTCCAGAATAAATTCTCCCCTGGGTTCATAGCCAACCCCGGTCACCTCAATGACCTTACCATTCACATAGAGGCGCCTGACGGTCATCTGATCTTGGGTAAGGGTACCGGTCTTGTCTGAGCAGATTACGGTGGTACAGCCTAGGGTCTCCACCACAGGGAGCCTCCTAGTCAGGGCATGTCGCCTGACCATCCTCTGCACCCCGATGGCCAATCCGATGGTAACCACTGCCGGTAGGGCCTCAGGGACAGCGGCCACTGCGAGGCTAATCCCCCAGATGAGCATCTCCAGAATCTGGTGACCCCTTAAGACCCCAATCCCCCCCAGGACAAAACAGAGGGCGAGGGCCCCTAAGGCGATCCACTTCCCCATACGATCGAGGTTCTCCTGGAGGGGGGTCCTGCCCACCTCCACCTCTTGGAGCATCTGGGCGATCTTACCAAATTCGGTCTTCATCCCGGTGGCGATGACCGCCCCTTCCCCCCGGCCATAGACCACAGCCGTGCCCGTATAGGCCATGTTCCTGCGCTCGGCTACCTCGATATCACCCCCCAAGACCTCGGCAGCCTTCTCCACGGGGGTGGATTCACCTGTCAGAGGTGCCTCATCTGTCTTCAGATTGACTGCCTCCAGGAGTCGGGCATCGGCCGGGATCTTGTCACCTGTGCGCAACAAGATGATGTCCCCAGGGACAAGCTCTCTTGAGGGGACCTCTTTCTCTGCCCCTGCCCTCCTTACCCGTGCCAGAGGGGCAGCCATCCGCTTGAGGGCCTCCATGGCCCGCTCCGCCCGGTACTCCTGAATGAAACCCAAGCCACAGGCGAAGAAGATGATGACTCCGATGACGATGGCATCGACCGTCTCCCCCAAGATGGCGGAGAGCCCTACGGCGATCAGGAGGATGATGATGAGAAAACTCTTGAATTGATCTAGAAAGACCTTAAGGGCGGAGATCTTCTCCTTCTCCTCGAGCTCATTGGGACCATATCTTTCCAGCCGTTCCCGGGCCTCCTGATCTGAAAGGCCTGCAGGGGAGGTGTGTAGCTGGGCGAAGACCTCTTCTGCCTCCATAGTGTGCCATGCCATCCCACTTCCCTCCATAGATGTCCCCAGGGAGAAATAAAGCCTATTTGACGTGTTTTATAACACTCAGGATAAGAAAAGGCAATGATCGGTTAAGGGGTAGTGAGATAAGGATAGATGGTTTGAGTTGACACCCGCATCTTTTTGAATTAAAAACTGTTTATGGCGGATGTCTTGCCTACAGAGATAGTCTGGGGAGATTGGGCTTTCGCACATCCGAGCCCCGTTATATGAAACTGCATCTGTTGTTAGGATGTTGAAAATAGCTCGGACAGAGAGGGTATAACAATGGGGATCGAGGATTTGAATGAAGAGATAAGGGGATGCAACAAATGCAGACTATCTGAGACCAAAATAAACGCCCTTTGCGGTGAGGGAAATCTAAATGCTAAACTCATGCTCATTGCTCAAGCACCCGGAGAGAATGAGGATAGAGAAGCAAAAATGTTTATTGGGCCATCAGGAAAGGTATTGGATGAATTATTGAAAATGGCTACCATCGATAGAAAAGAGATCTACATGACAAATCTGATTAAATGTATGCTACCAAAACACAGGAACCCAAAGTCGGATGAAGTTAAAATTTGCGGCAAGTACTTAGACAAGGAGATAGAATTAATAAATCCAAAGGTATTGGCTCCGTTGGGTTATTATGCAACTAAATACATCTTTGAGAAATATGTCCTTTGCTTGCCATCTAAACCAGAATTTCGTAAGGTTTTTGGCAAAATCTTTTTGGCAGGTAGCAAGAAAATACTCCCTTTGCAACATCCTGCCGCACTCCTGTATAATCCTTCTCTGAGAGATGAAATGATAAAAAATTACCGTAAGATGAAAGTACTTCTTACAGATTGCACATGGTATCCAGTATGCCCGATGAAAAGATTTTATGAAGAAGGAAAATTGAGCAAAGAATGGGTCGAACTCTATTGTAAAGGGGATTGGGAAGGCTGTGTCCGTTATCAAATGGAGGAAACAGGAGAACCACATCCAGATTGGATGCTCCCCGATGGAAGCATTGATGAAAGACTGCGCAATTAGGTGATGGCCGGTAAAGACTGCAAAGACGGGTCAGATGCCTTCTCAAGGGGTAAAGACCAGATTTTGGGTTAACTTCTTCCAATTTCTCCAATGCTTGACAAAAGATGGATAACGTGTTAATTTTTTTATCAATTTAAGCACAAATTGTGCAATACTTACTTCTCTCTTGGAGGATTCAAGGGGTCAAGGATTCCAGTGGTCAAGTGAAATACTTAGGGATTATTGAGATTAGACGACCTTTAGGTCGTCACTTCAGGGGGTGAAACCCCCTGAAACCCCGATGAGGATTTCCTCTTTTAGGGGGTGCGGGGGGATCCGCCTCCCGCAGGACAGGACGAAGACCTGGTAGAAGGTACACCACAAACACTTGAACCCTTGGACCCTCGAATCCTTGAACCCCTCTTTGGAAAATGATATTTTCATCAGCAGGGGTGATGGCAAACCCTTATAAGGGTTTGGTTTTCTGAAACAGAGGATTAGAACAGATGAAGATAGCCATTGCAGGCAAAGGAGGGGTGGGGAAGACCACTCTGGCAGGGGTAATGGCCAGGTATTTAGCCGAGGAGGGATACAAGGTCCTGACCATTGACGCCGATCCCGATGCCAACCTTGCCTCGGCCCTTGGGTTCCCCCAGGAGCTTTTGGAGGGGATCACCCCCCTGGCTGCAATGACCCCCTTGGTGGAGAAGAGGACCGGGGCCAAGAAGGGGACCTTTGGCGGGGTCTTCAAGTTAAACCCCAAGGTAGACGACCTCCCCGATGCCTATAGCGTAAACCACCACGGGGTGAAGCTCCTCATCTTAGGGGCCG is part of the Deltaproteobacteria bacterium genome and harbors:
- a CDS encoding uracil-DNA glycosylase, whose product is MGIEDLNEEIRGCNKCRLSETKINALCGEGNLNAKLMLIAQAPGENEDREAKMFIGPSGKVLDELLKMATIDRKEIYMTNLIKCMLPKHRNPKSDEVKICGKYLDKEIELINPKVLAPLGYYATKYIFEKYVLCLPSKPEFRKVFGKIFLAGSKKILPLQHPAALLYNPSLRDEMIKNYRKMKVLLTDCTWYPVCPMKRFYEEGKLSKEWVELYCKGDWEGCVRYQMEETGEPHPDWMLPDGSIDERLRN
- a CDS encoding cation-translocating P-type ATPase, coding for MEGSGMAWHTMEAEEVFAQLHTSPAGLSDQEARERLERYGPNELEEKEKISALKVFLDQFKSFLIIILLIAVGLSAILGETVDAIVIGVIIFFACGLGFIQEYRAERAMEALKRMAAPLARVRRAGAEKEVPSRELVPGDIILLRTGDKIPADARLLEAVNLKTDEAPLTGESTPVEKAAEVLGGDIEVAERRNMAYTGTAVVYGRGEGAVIATGMKTEFGKIAQMLQEVEVGRTPLQENLDRMGKWIALGALALCFVLGGIGVLRGHQILEMLIWGISLAVAAVPEALPAVVTIGLAIGVQRMVRRHALTRRLPVVETLGCTTVICSDKTGTLTQDQMTVRRLYVNGKVIEVTGVGYEPRGEFILEERPYEFEGDKTLEMLLLTGALCNDTRLILGEGGWEVRGDPTEGALVVVAQKAGLEHDELTQQFPRIGEIPFSSERKRMTTIHQTPHSQIAFMKGAPEVVLEASRYIYKYGEEETLTGEERGRVLDNGQEMARDALRVLGVAYRRLPDLEKWDESMEREMVFIGLVGMIDPPREEVKEAIKKCERAGIKTVMITGDHQLTAEAIAAELGLIKGGEVLGGLQLEQLDQGEFEEIVEKVDIYARVSPAHKLKIVKALQKRDHVVAMTGDGVNDAPALKQADIGIAMGITGTDVTKEAADMVLTDDNFASIEAAVEEGRGIYGNIKKYLIYLLSCNLGEILLMAVAILFGPLFGLPPGTIPLIAIQILYVNLATDGLPAIALSVDPPEADIMNRHPRPRKETIFTPSVLRYLVGTGVWTAFVSLAVFTWAIHAGRGFTEAQSLCFVTLILVQFFNAFNCRSERYSLFQIGIFANKWLWLAILWECIILTLLLYVPFLQRAFRTFPFSGEDWLIAAASASTIFILAELYKLLGTRLGATPAKAAQA
- the gdhA gene encoding NADP-specific glutamate dehydrogenase produces the protein MSVIAEVIEKVKQQDPDQPEFHQAVEEVMQTLEPTVEKHPELVKAKIYERIVEPDRTIIFRVPWVDDNGEIQVNRGFRVQFNNAIGPYKGGIRFHPSVNLGIMKFLGFEQIFKNSLTTLPMGGAKGGADFDPKGKSNAEMMRFCQAFMRELFRHIGPDVDVPAGDIGVGAREIGYMYGYYKKLVNEHTGALTGKGLEYGGSLIRPEATGYGTVYFAAEMLATRGEDFKDKVVAVSGAGNVAQYAVEKVNQFGGRVITLCDSTASIVDEEGICGEKWNFVCELKNIRRGRITEYAEKYGVPCVVGKNIWDVIREQGIKVDIAIPCATQNEIDGKNAAALVKNGCFCVVEGANMPSTPEAIKVYQDNNVLYGPGKAANAGGVATSGLEMTQNSIKLSWTREEVDNRLKMIMKEIHKSCLDASEEYGRTGDYVSGANIAGFMKVAKAMLAYGVV